Sequence from the Priestia megaterium genome:
GCCCAACAGAATCGATTAAAGTTGCAGAGCAGCCCTTTTATGGAAATGCAACAAAATTCGAATAGAGTTTTTGAAAAAAGGTAACGATAAAGTACATTTAGTTATGACATAAGTCAATATTTAGTTATATAGAAAGTGCCAAAACAAGAAGAGGGTTGAGACATAACCAAATGAATTCAACCTAAAGACGAACAAATGGGATACATGAGCTGAACCGCTTATTACACCGCAGTTGATTTCCGTGCAAGGCTTCGCTTTCCGCGGGCGGCCGCTGAGCCTCCTCTGCGGGGTCTCATCTGTTCCGCTTTTCCCGCAGGAGTCTTCACCTTGCCCTCCAATCAACTGCTAGAAGAAACGAAACAGATGAAACTATATTCAACATAACAAAAAAAACGAACCACGAATCAAACATTTTGATTAATGGTTCGTTTTTCACTTGGGCTAAAATACTTTTTTTAGCCTCTTTTTTATTCTAAATTTGCATGCTTTCCGTACATTGTATGGGTATCAAGTTCTTTTTTCTCCATGAAGCGAAGAATCAGCGCATCGTAAAAGAGAAGAAGCGTTTGTTCAAACAGTGACGCCATAGGCTGCACTGTTTGATAACTGCTTTGTTCTTGATCCTTCGGAGCACCGGGCAGCTTCACAATAAAGTCAGCCAGCTTGCCAAGCATGGAGTCGGGAGAAATTGTGACTACTCCAACTTTTCCCCCAAGTTCTTTTGCTTTTTGAGCGATGGGAATCAAGCTCTTCGTCTCGCCAGAACCTGATCCGATGATTAATAAATCATCCTGCGTGAAAGTGGAAGTTACGGTTTCTCCAATGACATAAGCATCAATGCCCATATGCATCATACGCATAGCAAACGACTTGCCCATAAGACCTGAACGGCCTGCTCCTGTGACAAACACTTTTTTAGATGAGATGATGCCATTTACAAGCTGTTCAGCTTCATCGTCAGCGATTAGAGCCGTTGTTTGTAAAAGTTCATTCATAACCGTTTTTAAATGTTCGTTCGTCTGCATAGAAAGCTCCTTAATTTGTAATAAGCTCTTTCATTTGAGAAGCAACTGATTTTTTATCGTCTTGGCTCGTGATTCCTCCGCCAACGATAACAAGATCAGGCTGTGCTTTTACTACTTCAGGTAAAGATTCTAATTTAATGCCGCCAGCAACGGCTGTTTTTGCATTTTTTACAACGCTTTTGATTGTTACTAAATCTTCAAAAGAGTTTTGGCCAACTGCTTGAAGATCGTATCCTGTGTGTACACAGATATAGTCAACGCCAAATTCGTCTAGCTCTTTTGCGCGTCCTTTAATATCTTTTACACCAATCATATCGACTAGAATTTTTTTACCTTGTTTTTTAGCTTCTTCAACTGCACCTTTGATTGACATATCTTCAGCAACACCTAAGATAGTAATGATGTCTGCTCCAGCTTGAGAAGCTTGCTGTACTTCATAGCCAGCTGCATCCATAATTTTTAGGTCAGCTAATACTTTTAAGTTAGGAAATGCTTCTTTAATTTCTTTAACGGCGCGAAGCCCTTCATTGATTACAACAGGCGTACCGATTTCCACGATATCAATATGTTCTTCAACTTCTTTTACTACCTCTTTTGCTTGAGCGATATTAACAAGATCTAATGCTAATTGTAATTCCATTCTACTCCACTCCTTACAGAAATCTATAAATACCTTTTGTGCTTTTTTACATAAAAAGCAGCTGGTGTAGTTATTGTACCCGCAGTTTGAGCTTCTTAAAAGTACGCACTTTTCCCACAAATAGTGTGGGGAATGATAGTATACAGAAGTATACTAATGGACATATCAGTCTTGTAACCGCTTAATTTTCATTAAAAATGCGGATGATATTGAGTAACATCATCCGCATAAAAAAATAAAAACTATGGAATAGAAGGAGTAGTTTCCATCATTTAATTAACGTTTCCGCCGTTTGTTCTTGATTGATCAGCACTGTATCACGGTAATTTTTACCCCAATCATACATGGCCGTCAAAATGGGCATTAAACTTTCTCCTTCTTTTGTAAGTGAGTATTCGACTTTAGGTGGTACGACAGGATAAACTTTACGGTTAACAATTAGATCTTCTTCCAGTTCCCGTAGCTGGTTAACCAGCATGCGCGGCGTAATATCAGGAATAAGCGATTTTAGTTCCCCGAACCGTTTTGTTCCTTCGCGTCCTAAGTGCCATAGTATCAGCATCTTCCACTTTCCACCGATAATAGCAAGCGTTAATTCTTTTTCACAGTTAAATTCCTTATTAAGCTGGCTCAATTGCTTCACCCCTATGACCAATAGTATAAAATTTCTTTTAAAGTACTTCTTATTATACCGGTGCTGACAATCCTTTTACAAAAATCCGGCTTGTATCTTTCCATTAAAAAAGTTCAGCTTTTCTTACTATATAGTTATTCTTGACTAGTAAGGTATAAAAGGTGGCCTTTAGTCATGTTTTTTATTTTTAAGGAATTCAATTGTTTAAATATAAAAAAAGATGGGAAATCACTCAATAACAATGCTAAAGGAGGCAGTAAAAATGGAAAGAAGCCGATCTGAATTACAAAACCCTGCTTTAAGCAACAGCGCAGGCATTAATAACGATGTAGGAATCAATAACAATCCACAGACAGCTAATAGCACTACTGCTGTTAGCACTGGAAAAAGCTGCAGCAGCAAGCTAGTAAAAGGTGTTGTTGTCGGGGC
This genomic interval carries:
- the hxlA gene encoding 3-hexulose-6-phosphate synthase, with the translated sequence MELQLALDLVNIAQAKEVVKEVEEHIDIVEIGTPVVINEGLRAVKEIKEAFPNLKVLADLKIMDAAGYEVQQASQAGADIITILGVAEDMSIKGAVEEAKKQGKKILVDMIGVKDIKGRAKELDEFGVDYICVHTGYDLQAVGQNSFEDLVTIKSVVKNAKTAVAGGIKLESLPEVVKAQPDLVIVGGGITSQDDKKSVASQMKELITN
- the hxlB gene encoding 6-phospho-3-hexuloisomerase, whose amino-acid sequence is MQTNEHLKTVMNELLQTTALIADDEAEQLVNGIISSKKVFVTGAGRSGLMGKSFAMRMMHMGIDAYVIGETVTSTFTQDDLLIIGSGSGETKSLIPIAQKAKELGGKVGVVTISPDSMLGKLADFIVKLPGAPKDQEQSSYQTVQPMASLFEQTLLLFYDALILRFMEKKELDTHTMYGKHANLE
- a CDS encoding winged helix-turn-helix transcriptional regulator translates to MSQLNKEFNCEKELTLAIIGGKWKMLILWHLGREGTKRFGELKSLIPDITPRMLVNQLRELEEDLIVNRKVYPVVPPKVEYSLTKEGESLMPILTAMYDWGKNYRDTVLINQEQTAETLIK